The genomic region GACCCGCGGAACATGGATGATCACCGCTTTTGGCTGGCGGCGGCGGCGCAGGGCGGCGGCGCCGGCATCCTGGGCGACTTCCTGTATTCGGCGGTGGCGCGCACCGACCAGGACTTCTACGCGCAGATGGCGGGCGGCCCGATGGGCGGGTTTGTCTCCGACCTTGCGAGGATCGCCGGCCTCAACCTCCAGGCGCTGGACGATGAGCGGCGCGAGCGCGCGCTTGGCGCCGACCTGGTGCGCTTCATGCGGTTCAACACGCCGGGCAGCTCGCTGTGGTATTCGCGGCTCGCCATGGACCGGCTGCTGTGGGACCGGCTGCAATGGTGGGCCGATCCTCAGGCGGGCCGCCGCTTCCGCGAGCTCGAGCGCCGCGCCATGCGGGAATACGAGCAGGAGTTCTGGTGGGCGCCGGGCGAGAGCGCGCCGCGCTGCCGCCCGCGGAGACGACGTGCCAGAAGCCCCGGCGCCCGTCGCTCACCTCCGGCGTGTCGGTCGCCTGCGGCAGGATGTCGATGATCCGCGCCATCAGGTGCAGCGCGTTCACGAGCTTGCCCTTCGCCCAGCCCGGGTGGATCGAGACGCCCTCGATCTCGATCTTGGCAAGGTCGGCCGAGAAGGTCTCGCAGACAAGCTCGCCGCGCTCTCCCCCATCCAGCGTATAGGCGAAAGCGGCGCCGAGCGCCTTGGGCAACTCGGGGTGCACGCCACGGCCGATCTCCTCGTCCGGGGTGAAACAGAGGCGGATCGTTCCGTGCGGCAGGCTCGGGTTCGCAAGAAGATGGCGCGCCATCGTCATCAGGATCGCGACACCGGTCTTGTCGTCGGCGCCGAGA from Elioraea tepida harbors:
- the pepT gene encoding tripeptide aminopeptidase PepT — translated: MVDVIAELGDRLVRYCRIDTQSDPDSKTTPSTEKQYELLRLLERELTEMGAADVTLLPYGTLVATIPTTVETNAPTIAFCAHVDTTPQFIGRGVKPIIHRAWDGSDIVLPDNPTQVLSARELPYLASRIGHDIVTASGTTLLGADDKTGVAILMTMARHLLANPSLPHGTIRLCFTPDEEIGRGVHPELPKALGAAFAYTLDGGERGELVCETFSADLAKIEIEGVSIHPGWAKGKLVNALHLMARIIDILPQATDTPEVSDGRRGFWHVVSAGGSAARSRPAPTRTPARIPAWRGARARGSGGPPEDRPTIAAGPTAAGPWRAANTTASCPAC